The Styela clava chromosome 3, kaStyClav1.hap1.2, whole genome shotgun sequence genome includes the window CGAATATGATCAAATGGATCAAAAATTATGCgtaaaatagaatatatatttggaacaaaatataaaaagatcAGAAAGAAAATTAGTAAGATCAACAATCAAAAAAGTTTATCAGTTTTCCGTAGGGTGATCCCATCTTATCATGGTATGATATAAAGACATATTTGCAGCACTCATCACTGTCGTATATGTTGTCTCTGAGTTAAATACAGGAGGTGTCGACAtaacctaaaatatatatataaatacattttgCCGAACAAACGTATCGGAAACGTTTTTACCATAAAACAAATCGATAccaaaataatattgatttaaTTGACTCAAACATACCTTATAAAGATTATCAGGATTCATTTTGTCTTGTCCAAACTCATTCATAGATTTTACAGCAGCATCTCTCCTGTCGTCTGTTGGAGGTGGGGGCTTCCAAGGGTCGTAGTTTGTTTCAACGACAAACCATCTGTGATAATTATGATCATTAGACTGACAGTGAAAAAGTTTATTtaattctagaatctagatgatACCAATAAAATTCGCTTCAAAACCAAAACCAAACACATTAATTACAATATTATCGTTGAGTCCAGTGGTATCAGAAGGTAAGTttccaaataaaattgcaaataaaGAATGAAGCTATCTTTTACTTACTTATGAGAAGTATCTATCATCCTTGTAACATTGACTGCTCCCCATCTATCCCGAACTACTATGGCACCTTCTTGTGGTTTCAGTCCACCCACTATGAAATACATTGGTGCTATTGTCTTTGCGTTTTGTAGCATTTCTATTGCAGATTCATAGTTTTCAGCGTTTGTTATGACCTATAAAATAAGTATATAATTTCATTGTAATTCATTCACCAAAAGAAAAAATTTCTGACTAACTATGGAAAAAACTTAGCTAGCAAGGTAAAAATTTGACTGCAGAAGATATTTCAAGACAGTTTTATATAaaactattatttatcaaaataaaccGTAACTTATATATGACAATAATTTCCATTTTTGTTCACTTTGAACCGTTGCACATTTGATGCCCAAATTCATACAAATGTTCCAAATTGTTGTTACAGGACCTACTATGTTATGCGAATAAAACGAAAGTAGATATACTTAGCGGAAAATAATGCTTTCGTTAATGAGACAAATATTAATTTGCAAACCATTTTATGATTGCTCTAAAGCCtataataaacatatatctTAAAATGATGCCGGAAACGAATTACATGCAATAATTcgatttgtatatttaaataaaaaattaaatacaatcGTTTTCGCAATACAATGAGTAATCGTGTTTATATAAATACTCGTTTTCAGAACATACTTCTCTTGCCATCAGCATTGTGGGCCATGATTTTTCCAAGGCGGCCAAAATATTCTCCCATAGAAACCCAGTGTTGCGCTGATCCCCAGTCAGGGAGAATTTGTTTGGTTTTGCTGCCGTCAACAATCCGACATAACCAACGTATGTTGTTCCAATAAATACAGTCTGCAAAACAACTTACAGTAATTGTTTgctatatatatgttaaaatactgttaaaaaaattgaaaaattacagCATTTTCAGCTTAGCCAATAGTGTAATGAACAACTTTTAATCAGTGTGTGTATTTTTGTAGTTGGTTGAAAGAACCTACTTCACAAACTGACGCCGTGCTTTAAAGTAGaatattgttaaaaaatcaCGATGGAGATTTTAGGCTGGGAGTTAGGGTTTAGTATATATTATGAGTAGTGTTCGCAACTACCTTTCATGTTGTTCATAAGTGTTTGAATGACAAGGTTGTAATAAAGGTCACGATACAGTAAGTAttacaatattataataattgaaGTGGTGAACAAGTGAAACAATCGAATTGTGTGCTTTGATGATAAATCAGATTTCATCAAGTAAAAGCTTAATCGACTGTGCGCAACATGCAGTAATAAATATCCCTATATCAACATAAATcattaaatatagaaatatttgtatttaacaTATTTGCTTCAGCGAAGAGTTTTACAACATAATCATATTTAGATTTCAAAGATATTTCTGATTTACACTTTCAGAGAAATGAGACAACGATGAAAGAATAAATGATAATATACGATTGTATTCCAGAATATGaagaatagaaaataatattcgATGGTTGTTATTTCTATTTTAACCTCAAGTTTTCTATATTTGAGATACAATATTGAAAATCAACCAACTTCTCCGTTTTTGTGAAATTCTATCTCGGCAATTATATTCCGCAATTCATCTCCAACTACGTAGTCAAGATTTCTCGCGTGAATTAGTCCACCATTTTCATCAACTGTGACAATGCTTGTACAAGCTCGACCCCTGCAATGAAAAAAGCGCACATTAATCAATTGTAAAAGCTGATATCAAGCAAAAATATTTACGACTTAATCTTACTTGAAACGATTTGAATTCCATGCTGATAGGTCATAAGCTAGGTTTCCTAGAACGAGGTCGCCCAATTTCATATTGTAAAAATTACTGATTCCACGTATTTcatcgccatatggataaggaAAATATCTGTCGAGATCTTTCCCTATTACCTCAGCCAAAGCAATCAATTCCTTGTTTTTGACGTATTCTCTGGatacaaaattaaatgaatagttATGACTCATCACAGTCaattaattttacttttttactgGGTTTTGTGCAGAAGTTTGATGTTTCACCAGAAATATTTCGCGCTCTAATGAGCCAGCTTTTCGAAAGTCACGGCAAAAAGCTACGTGATTTTGGTATTTCTATTGGAATTTATATACAGCTTTTCCTGTAACTACAATGCTGCATAATTTTGTACAAACGATTTCGTGATAATTGCATATCACAATAAATTCACTTTTGTTTCAATGGTAGAAGCGGtataggaatatatatatatacttatcgGGCTAATTTTAGTTTCACGAATGTGATCAAACCATAATGCACACAAATATTTACTTCAGAAGTGTGTCCATAACATCTTGCAGAAGAGATACATCAAAATTCTTCAATACGGGTTCCCACCtgaacaaaatgttttattttaaaaatcgaaTTAACGCCGAACAAATTTTTTCGACGTTACTTATTTTATAAAGTTCATTATAACGAGGAAATAATTTCATGCTAAGCACTTTGCAGTATCCTGTTGGATATATTAAACGAACAAAGGATTCGAATGAAATTAAAATCATCTCAGTTTATCTCAATAGTACAGACCAAACAATAGCCGTTAGTAATGTAATTCGATCAGAGTTACATAATGTTAGCCTACCTTTCCAATGGATCGGCGTCTAAATTTACTTTGAAACGCTTCGCTGGCAGTGCATCTTTGCACGTAGCGCTTTTCAAAAGACACAGAGCGATGGCAAACACATATAAGAAGCCCGAAAATTTCATTTCTAACATTTGTTTATTGTACGTCAGTTGTACCTAATCTGCAATATCAGAGAGAATTCATTACCGCAGCAAATAAATATTGCAGACAGACAGTGAAAGTAGCAAAGAACTACAAAACTAATTGGCAATGCTGTtgtaatcagaaaaaaaatggcAATTCTACCGCTTTTACTCAAAAACTGATTCTTTACTACGTTTGGCGCCTGGATATCGTGTGAAAGATATCTTAAAATTCAGCAGAACAGACGTACAAAGTAAAAAACCCAAAACCAAAAGTTTGTATTTATCTTTGACTCGCCAGTATGTTGTCTACCATCCGTCGCGGTTCACGGCGTTGAAACAACTGAGATTTGCCTATGCGGAACACGAGTTCGTCATAAAATATTAAGTACACCTCCGATTTTCGGACGTACGGGCAAGCATAACCGTATTTACACAAAAGGTTGAGGTCACGACATAGGTTTGCCTAACAAACTCAACAGATAATATCAGTATTTATAGAGAATTGATTTATAAATTGGCAATCtgtgtaatttttattatcaaacaatgTGAATATTTACCCGAATTAAGGACGGAACCCGTGACGTATGACGTAACTGTTGATGCAGAGTAATGACAAAAACAAATCCGCGCCGCAGTTTCGTGCTTTGGCTGACGGTTATTCGATGTTTGTTTCATAAAACCGGATACCACGCAGTTGTGCTAACTGTACCCAGTATTGGCATCTTGTATTTTGTAGAAAAAGATGAAAGCtcaaaaaagtataataaatgtgatgaaagtaatttttttgcaCGCTTTGATGTATGGATCTTCAAGTCGGGTAGAAGTAGAAGTCCAATGATTAGAGTATAAAACAATAAGAAGATACCAAGGGTATGTAATTAAATGTCCCGCAATATTGGTTTCGTCTTTTGAGATAGACGATTTCGAATtttaaagttattatttaattttaaaatagcgTTTCTATATAGGGCCTAGAGCACGTGTAACCTTGCCTACCACGAGTACAATAAACATAGCCTGACATAAGCCGATTTCCCTTTGCAGTATACGGTCGCCTAATGTATGTGTATAGAACAGACCGGGGTGTGGCACCATGATCCAAACGCCCAACATTtaaaattccttgagctatttatTTACCAATGAGGTTACTGCATCTCCGGTTGAAGTCACAAAGCCCAAACGATTACATAAATATGTCGcgaaaaaaaatgacaatttttggccacatattttattgtcaaGCTAAACTGGACGGGATACACCGGCTGGACATATATACTACCGGATAGTTAGAAATCCCTCATCCTACGATCCCACAATAAAATTCATGCGTAATGGTCGACAATAGTAACCACTTTTTATATTGACTGGAAATGCCCATTTATTCATGTAACTCCTTGTTAAATTATATCAAGAGcggctatatataacaaattcttcTCCTCACGGAAATATTATGaagtttttttacaataattttttaattcacaGTCACCGAAAAACAATAAAAGGTCACCGTGACCCCCCCATCCCCTCCCCTATCCCTTTTTTTTATGTTCAGCATTGTGATCATATCGAAAGGCGTCGAACAACCCACTCaaatgtcaaaataatattttggtgAACAGTGTTCTGTATTGTCACCAGTATCGTCATAAAGATTTAAGAAcaaaaagaaagaaaagttAAACAGAAGAAGAAACATTCCCGACAACAGTTTGGTCAATAAGaataataatatcaatatttgaagtaaaattcaTAATACTGTTATGTCATGGCAAAAACAAGGCCACCAAGTGAGTAATGTCACTCTGCATGTAGTAAGCCATCATCTTCAATAAAACAAGCTGATTTGTGATGAAATAATAGAGGATAAAGCTATGGCAACGCTTGTATTTCCTCagcaaaattatcaaaatctACTGCATCCTTTTCATAATCTTCCAATTGTTTAGTAAGATCGAGCTttaatgaagaaaaaaatagaGTTACACGACTCGAACATAGATAAAAGTGCACTAAAAGCTTTTGTCAATCTTTCAGACTAACCATTGAGAATGTGCTCTTGAAATAATCTAGCCCTAGTTACACATCACTGGTTGATTGTGATACCATATCATATTAGCtactatattattatattttgtgcACAAAAACTGAAAAGACTGTAGAATGAAAACTTTACGCATGATGCTTATTAGGAGTTACCCATAAATAAACCAACTTACAAGAGTCAAAAAGGAGTGCTTATATATGGCACTTCATAATcataaaaagacaaaaaataaagaaaaacgtACAAGTGCTTCCTGAGTTTCCTGGCCATTGTTGTCTTGAAACATTACAAGATCTGGAGCATTCTCACATTCTCGATAAAATGTTCCAAGATCCCCTGCTGAATCATTTTTTCCAAATGCGGGATTCTTGGAAGCAAGGAATAAATAAGGATCAACATTGAGTAAGACATGGGAAGGATAATACAATTCAAACTTACAAGATCAACCATTACAAATTCATCTGCGGGAGATGGCAAGCCTAATATGTTTTCTTTACTGGGGCTTGATTCACTGCTTTGGTGAGATGATAAACTGCTTTGACTTGACAGTCTTGTAATTGTGCTGAaacaattaataaaacaaatatgGTATCCTCAAATGTTTTACATTTCATTCGTATATTTTGGATATGAAACTAAATTATGATCCACGAATGTCTATTACTCGGATTGTAACTTAGGAGTAGTAAACTTGTGTGTGAGATatctttcaaaaataaaccatttagATTTAAATATCACTGAAAAGCTTGTCtgacaaatcaaatttgaactGAATATAGATAGAAACTGCTGCTTTGATGCACATTATTGTGCACAACTTTATCATTATTAGGTAAAATCCCAAATGAGAATAGAATACTAACATGCTAACAGCTAACTACATGCAGTATAAGATGCAGTATCTAAGCTGATAAGCCATCTTCAATAAGATTGAACCAAATTAAAGTAGAGATTGGATAAAAAGACGGAAAGTTTGATCCATGTACCTGGCATCTTCTCGTCCACTCTCAGGAGACGTATCTGAACTTGAATTAGTTTCATTTGTCGTATTATTTCTTTTTGTTCTCCTTCCAGAAGTTCTGGAATTATCTTCAGTAATTAAATCTTCAAATGGTAATTTGTGACCTCCAGAAACACCAATTAGTG containing:
- the LOC120343494 gene encoding N-acylethanolamine-hydrolyzing acid amidase-like: MLEMKFSGFLYVFAIALCLLKSATCKDALPAKRFKVNLDADPLERWEPVLKNFDVSLLQDVMDTLLKEYVKNKELIALAEVIGKDLDRYFPYPYGDEIRGISNFYNMKLGDLVLGNLAYDLSAWNSNRFKGRACTSIVTVDENGGLIHARNLDYVVGDELRNIIAEIEFHKNGETVFIGTTYVGYVGLLTAAKPNKFSLTGDQRNTGFLWENILAALEKSWPTMLMAREVITNAENYESAIEMLQNAKTIAPMYFIVGGLKPQEGAIVVRDRWGAVNVTRMIDTSHKWFVVETNYDPWKPPPPTDDRRDAAVKSMNEFGQDKMNPDNLYKVMSTPPVFNSETTYTTVMSAANMSLYHTMIRWDHPTEN